Part of the Streptomyces sp. NBC_01264 genome, GAGCAACTCGGCGTCACCGACGCGGAGGTCCGGAGCAGCCTCGACCTGCTCAGCGAACTGGCTCTGATCCGCCCGTCCTACGAGCAGGAGGGCGAGCTCCGCGCCGTCTCGCCCGAGGTCGGCATGGAGATCCTCATGGCCCGCCAGCAGGCGGACCTCGCGGCCCAGCAGCTGCGCATCGAGGCATCACGGGCGGCCGCCGCCCAGCTGATCGCGGAGTTCGCCGATCTGAGCCCGACCGGCTCCAGTCCCGGCGTCGAGCAGCTGGTGGGGCTGGACGAGATCCGGACCAGGATCACCGGCCTGGCGCACGGGGTCCGGTCCGACCTGATGACCTTCGCACCCGGCGGAGGGCACCGGCCGGAGACCCTGGAGGCGTCGAAGGCCAGCGACCTGGCCCTGCTCGGCCGCGGGGTGCGGATGCGGTCGTTGTTCCAGGACAGCGTCCGCAACAGCCAGAGCACCGTGGCCTACGCGACGTGGCTGGGCGAGCTCGGCGGGGAGGTCCGTACCGCACCCGATCTGCCGACCCGGCTGATGCTCTTCGACCGCACCACGGCCGTCATCCCGGTCAGCAGCGAGGACAGCGCGGCGGGGGCCGTGGTCCTGACCGGCCAGGGCACCCTGACGGCGCTGTGCGCCCTCTTCGAGAACGTCTGGTCGAACGCCCGGCCGCTGGGCGCCGCGTCGGAGGAGCGGGACGACAGCGGGCTCAGCCCGCAGGAGACCACGGTGATCCGGCTGCTGGCGCAGGGGCTCACCGACGAGGCCATCGCCAAGCGGCTCGCCGTCTCGCCGCGTACGGCCCGCCGACTGGCCACCGGCCTGATGGAGCGGCTGAACGCCGCGAGCCGCTTCGAGTTCGGAGTCCGCGCGGT contains:
- a CDS encoding helix-turn-helix transcriptional regulator, giving the protein MLATLGLDATAEAVYRTMLARPRDGVRALSEQLGVTDAEVRSSLDLLSELALIRPSYEQEGELRAVSPEVGMEILMARQQADLAAQQLRIEASRAAAAQLIAEFADLSPTGSSPGVEQLVGLDEIRTRITGLAHGVRSDLMTFAPGGGHRPETLEASKASDLALLGRGVRMRSLFQDSVRNSQSTVAYATWLGELGGEVRTAPDLPTRLMLFDRTTAVIPVSSEDSAAGAVVLTGQGTLTALCALFENVWSNARPLGAASEERDDSGLSPQETTVIRLLAQGLTDEAIAKRLAVSPRTARRLATGLMERLNAASRFEFGVRAVQRGWLPGTE